A single Eleginops maclovinus isolate JMC-PN-2008 ecotype Puerto Natales chromosome 5, JC_Emac_rtc_rv5, whole genome shotgun sequence DNA region contains:
- the si:dkey-45d16.4 gene encoding scaffold attachment factor B1, with amino-acid sequence MERVVVEVPINNGFSLTSTSTTPRKRQVRFSARHDIILLREVITQNPFASKEPGRIWARVGEIITAALEDENFEVDARRCRERTMLLLDYYKKQDFPSLRRFGTERLYAQKEDLLHEVLELEAEKGFFAGGENTKYQEDELRKRALEELTLPEQDKPNITITQTHTSEAEDDREEMAELSAAPTAKQPCQCCCQTYSEILSFLEKRSEAEQRLREEELSLRREELEIQRSKISLERERLGAERKERERRFELESQERQVILDLLKEKVLK; translated from the exons ATGGAACGGGTAGTGGTGGAAGTGCCGATCAACAACG GTTTTTCCCTCACTAGCACCTCTACAACTCCACGCAAGCGCCAGGTGCGTTTTTCAGCGCGGCATGACATCATACTTCTGCGAGAGGTTATCACCCAGAACCCCTTTGCCTCAAAAGAGCCAG GACGGATCTGGGCCCGTGTTGGGGAGATCATCACTGCAGCTCTAGAAGATGAAAACTTTGAGGTGGATGCCAGGAGGTGCAGGGAGAGGaccatgctgctgctggactACTACAAGAAGCAAGACTTCCCCAGTCTGCGCAG ATTTGGAACAGAGAGGTTGTACGCTCAAAAAGAAGACCTGCTCCATGAGGTTTTGGAGCTGGAGGCTGAGAAGGGTTTTTTTGCCGGCGGGGAAAACACAAAGTACCAA GAAGATGAATTAAGAAAGCGAGCCCTCGAAGAACTAACTCTACCTGAGCAGGACAAACCCAACATCaccatcacacaaacacacacttcag AAGCAGAAGATGACCGTGAGGAAATGGCAGAGCTTTCAGCCGCGCCCACAGCCAAGCAGCCCTGCCAGTGCTGCTGCCAGACCTACTCTGAGATTCTCAGTTTTTTGGAGAAACGCTCAGAGGCTGAGCAGCGGTTACGAGAGGAGGAGCTTTCCCTGCGCCGGGAGGAGCTGGAGATTCAGAGGA GTAAAATCAGTCTGGAGAGGGAACGTCTGGGagctgagagaaaagagagagaacgGAGATTTGAGCTAGAGAGCCAGGAGCGGCAGGTCATCTTGGACCTGTTAAAAGAGAAGGTGTTGAAATGA
- the LOC134864528 gene encoding phosphoribosyl pyrophosphate synthase-associated protein 1-like isoform X1 → MPIRRFGAHKSLVAYSQTPKLSYGYRKMNVSRSGYRVFSANSSTACIELAKKITERLGVELGKSVVYQGSNSETKVDVKESVRGQDIFIIQTIPRDVNTAIMELLVMAYALKTNCAKNIIGVIPYFPYSKQCKMRKRGSIVCKLLASMLAKAGLTHIITMDLHQKEIQGFFSFPVDNLRASPFLIQYIQEEIPDYRNAVIVARSPSAAKRAQSYAERLRLGLAVMHGEAHHSELDMPDGRQSPPLSRTTPGHTGLELPSGEGRRRHSSFPGLDLPMMMAKEKPPITVVGDVGGRIAIIVDDIIDDVEDFVATAEILKERGAYKIYIMATHGLLSADAPRLIEDSAIDEVVVTNTVPHEVQKLQCPKIKTVDVSMILAEAIRRTHNGESMAYLFRNIAVDD, encoded by the exons ATGCCCATTAGGCGTTTTGGAGCTCACAAATCGTTGGTCGCTTACTCTCAAACCCCCAAGCTTTCGTACGGTTATAGGAAAATGAATGTGTCAAGAAGTGGGTACCGTGTTTTTTCTGCCAACTCCTCCACCGCCTGCATCGAGCTGGCCAAGAAGATTACAGA ACGGTTGGGTGTTGAGTTGGGCAAGTCAGTGGTTTACCAAGGGTCAAACTCGG agaCCAAAGTGGACGTGAAAGAGTCTGTACGTGGACAAGACATCTTTATCATTCAGACCATTCCCAG GGATGTAAACACGGCCATCATGGAGCTGCTGGTTATGGCCTACGCTCTGAAGACCAACTGTGCCAAGAACATCATCGGGGTCATTCCCTACTTTCCCTACAGCAAGCAGTGCaagatgaggaagaggggaTCCATCGTCTGCAAGCTGCTAGCATCCATGCTAGCTAAAGCTG GCCTAACCCACATCATCACCATGGACCTCCACCAGAAAGAAATCCAGGGTTTCTTCAGCTTCCCTGTCGACAACCTGAGAGCTTCCCCATTCCTCATCCAGTACATCCAGGAGGAG ATCCCAGACTACAGGAATGCCGTAATTGTTGCAAGGTCTCCTTCAGCTGCCAAGAG AGCTCAGTCCTATGCCGAGAGGCTGCGTCTGGGGCTGGCAGTGATGCACGGGGAGGCCCATCACTCAGAGTTGGACATGCCTGACGGACGACAATCTCCGCCCTTGTCTCGCACCACCCCGGGACACACCGGTCTCGAGCTGCCAT CTGGCGAAGGGAGGAGACGTCATTCTTCATTTCCTGGCTTAGACCTCCCAA TGATGATGGCGAAGGAGAAGCCACCCATCACTGTGGTTGGAGACGTGGGAGGCAGAATTGCCATCATTGTT GATGACATCATCGACGATGTGGAGGACTTTGTTGCAACAGCAGAAATCCTCAAGGAGAGGGGAGCCTACAAGATCTACATCATGGCTACACACGGCCTGCTGTCTGCAGACGCACCGAGACTAATAGAGGATTCTGCCATCGACGAG GTGGTGGTGACCAACACCGTGCCTCACGAGGTGCAGAAGCTTCAGTGTCCAAAAATCAAAACTGTGGATGTCAGTATGATCCTGGCTGAGGCCATCCGCCGCACCCACAACGGAGAGTCCATGGCTTATCTGTTCCGCAACATCGCTGTGGATGActga
- the LOC134864528 gene encoding phosphoribosyl pyrophosphate synthase-associated protein 1-like isoform X3 codes for MNVSRSGYRVFSANSSTACIELAKKITERLGVELGKSVVYQGSNSETKVDVKESVRGQDIFIIQTIPRDVNTAIMELLVMAYALKTNCAKNIIGVIPYFPYSKQCKMRKRGSIVCKLLASMLAKAGLTHIITMDLHQKEIQGFFSFPVDNLRASPFLIQYIQEEIPDYRNAVIVARSPSAAKRAQSYAERLRLGLAVMHGEAHHSELDMPDGRQSPPLSRTTPGHTGLELPSGEGRRRHSSFPGLDLPMMMAKEKPPITVVGDVGGRIAIIVDDIIDDVEDFVATAEILKERGAYKIYIMATHGLLSADAPRLIEDSAIDEVVVTNTVPHEVQKLQCPKIKTVDVSMILAEAIRRTHNGESMAYLFRNIAVDD; via the exons ATGAATGTGTCAAGAAGTGGGTACCGTGTTTTTTCTGCCAACTCCTCCACCGCCTGCATCGAGCTGGCCAAGAAGATTACAGA ACGGTTGGGTGTTGAGTTGGGCAAGTCAGTGGTTTACCAAGGGTCAAACTCGG agaCCAAAGTGGACGTGAAAGAGTCTGTACGTGGACAAGACATCTTTATCATTCAGACCATTCCCAG GGATGTAAACACGGCCATCATGGAGCTGCTGGTTATGGCCTACGCTCTGAAGACCAACTGTGCCAAGAACATCATCGGGGTCATTCCCTACTTTCCCTACAGCAAGCAGTGCaagatgaggaagaggggaTCCATCGTCTGCAAGCTGCTAGCATCCATGCTAGCTAAAGCTG GCCTAACCCACATCATCACCATGGACCTCCACCAGAAAGAAATCCAGGGTTTCTTCAGCTTCCCTGTCGACAACCTGAGAGCTTCCCCATTCCTCATCCAGTACATCCAGGAGGAG ATCCCAGACTACAGGAATGCCGTAATTGTTGCAAGGTCTCCTTCAGCTGCCAAGAG AGCTCAGTCCTATGCCGAGAGGCTGCGTCTGGGGCTGGCAGTGATGCACGGGGAGGCCCATCACTCAGAGTTGGACATGCCTGACGGACGACAATCTCCGCCCTTGTCTCGCACCACCCCGGGACACACCGGTCTCGAGCTGCCAT CTGGCGAAGGGAGGAGACGTCATTCTTCATTTCCTGGCTTAGACCTCCCAA TGATGATGGCGAAGGAGAAGCCACCCATCACTGTGGTTGGAGACGTGGGAGGCAGAATTGCCATCATTGTT GATGACATCATCGACGATGTGGAGGACTTTGTTGCAACAGCAGAAATCCTCAAGGAGAGGGGAGCCTACAAGATCTACATCATGGCTACACACGGCCTGCTGTCTGCAGACGCACCGAGACTAATAGAGGATTCTGCCATCGACGAG GTGGTGGTGACCAACACCGTGCCTCACGAGGTGCAGAAGCTTCAGTGTCCAAAAATCAAAACTGTGGATGTCAGTATGATCCTGGCTGAGGCCATCCGCCGCACCCACAACGGAGAGTCCATGGCTTATCTGTTCCGCAACATCGCTGTGGATGActga
- the LOC134864528 gene encoding phosphoribosyl pyrophosphate synthase-associated protein 1-like isoform X2 → MPIRRFGAHKSLVAYSQTPKLSYGYRKMNVSRSGYRVFSANSSTACIELAKKITERLGVELGKSVVYQGSNSETKVDVKESVRGQDIFIIQTIPRDVNTAIMELLVMAYALKTNCAKNIIGVIPYFPYSKQCKMRKRGSIVCKLLASMLAKAGLTHIITMDLHQKEIQGFFSFPVDNLRASPFLIQYIQEEIPDYRNAVIVARSPSAAKRAQSYAERLRLGLAVMHGEAHHSELDMPDGRQSPPLSRTTPGHTGLELPLMMAKEKPPITVVGDVGGRIAIIVDDIIDDVEDFVATAEILKERGAYKIYIMATHGLLSADAPRLIEDSAIDEVVVTNTVPHEVQKLQCPKIKTVDVSMILAEAIRRTHNGESMAYLFRNIAVDD, encoded by the exons ATGCCCATTAGGCGTTTTGGAGCTCACAAATCGTTGGTCGCTTACTCTCAAACCCCCAAGCTTTCGTACGGTTATAGGAAAATGAATGTGTCAAGAAGTGGGTACCGTGTTTTTTCTGCCAACTCCTCCACCGCCTGCATCGAGCTGGCCAAGAAGATTACAGA ACGGTTGGGTGTTGAGTTGGGCAAGTCAGTGGTTTACCAAGGGTCAAACTCGG agaCCAAAGTGGACGTGAAAGAGTCTGTACGTGGACAAGACATCTTTATCATTCAGACCATTCCCAG GGATGTAAACACGGCCATCATGGAGCTGCTGGTTATGGCCTACGCTCTGAAGACCAACTGTGCCAAGAACATCATCGGGGTCATTCCCTACTTTCCCTACAGCAAGCAGTGCaagatgaggaagaggggaTCCATCGTCTGCAAGCTGCTAGCATCCATGCTAGCTAAAGCTG GCCTAACCCACATCATCACCATGGACCTCCACCAGAAAGAAATCCAGGGTTTCTTCAGCTTCCCTGTCGACAACCTGAGAGCTTCCCCATTCCTCATCCAGTACATCCAGGAGGAG ATCCCAGACTACAGGAATGCCGTAATTGTTGCAAGGTCTCCTTCAGCTGCCAAGAG AGCTCAGTCCTATGCCGAGAGGCTGCGTCTGGGGCTGGCAGTGATGCACGGGGAGGCCCATCACTCAGAGTTGGACATGCCTGACGGACGACAATCTCCGCCCTTGTCTCGCACCACCCCGGGACACACCGGTCTCGAGCTGCCAT TGATGATGGCGAAGGAGAAGCCACCCATCACTGTGGTTGGAGACGTGGGAGGCAGAATTGCCATCATTGTT GATGACATCATCGACGATGTGGAGGACTTTGTTGCAACAGCAGAAATCCTCAAGGAGAGGGGAGCCTACAAGATCTACATCATGGCTACACACGGCCTGCTGTCTGCAGACGCACCGAGACTAATAGAGGATTCTGCCATCGACGAG GTGGTGGTGACCAACACCGTGCCTCACGAGGTGCAGAAGCTTCAGTGTCCAAAAATCAAAACTGTGGATGTCAGTATGATCCTGGCTGAGGCCATCCGCCGCACCCACAACGGAGAGTCCATGGCTTATCTGTTCCGCAACATCGCTGTGGATGActga